The following proteins are encoded in a genomic region of Acidobacteriota bacterium:
- a CDS encoding diguanylate cyclase, protein MKLLIGLCLLICLAASMAVGQYRFDTWTTDNGLPQNGVRQVAQTPEGYLWFTTFDGLVRFDGVKFTTFNKSNTKGIINNRFTGMFVDDDGTIYATTMDDGVLSVFRNGEFTSYDSDMVPGRYVDWFEKDSDGNVKFLSEDDDRKGRSWYRLVDGKFEYLGKLEAANSGRVIQGKLGTVWTVNQNGVTESRDGRESFVPLDLKTLTAHINAFEDSTGALWLSEQRVYRIKDGKLRVFSDGDGLTSASYYHSFWEENDGSVWFASGGNSAISIGLVQVRDETVTIWGAEHGLTSTMISNAFVDREGTPWLATDRGLARRRRQIIQGYSKADGIDHHEIYPMLRAKDGTIWIGSVNGLTTYRDGKFEAQTLRSAAGADKNSQWPSGRAFVQSLWEAPNGKLWVGLSGGLFLVENGVATKLQGDAYFMAIQNDREGNVWVATTRGLFRYVDEKLVEKFSTDNGLPNESMTTVFQDSKGNLWFGCYGGLSRYENGKFINYSTKEGLAGNYVRTIYEDNDGTLWIGTYDQGMSRFKDGSFFNYGEHNGLYNSGVFAIREDEANNFWISSNRGIYRVSRRELNDLADGRIGKINSIGYGKEDGMLSTECNGGRQPASLVDEKGRFWFPTQDGVAIVDPKAETSNPHPPTVVIENIVADHQKIDLKDGASIELGLKDLEIQYTGISLIKSSQIKFQYKLEGHDEEWIDAGTRRTAYYSYLPPGSYTFRVKAANSDGVWNDAGATVKIELKPFFYQTWFFVMLCILGFSIVLLIIWKVSVHQLEQREKRLTRLVAERTRELAEANENLHALANSDGLTKIGNRRRFETFLADEWHRAVRFKTEISLIMIDIDHFKRFNDLYGHQAGDDCLQKVAEAFAETIKRPTDLVARFGGEEFALVLGGTSSAGARLIAEQVAENVRQMKIVHNGSDTSPFLTVSIGIATAFPDLDMSEIDLVRNADRALYKAKANGRNCIFFHDHMTHGPLNADVLSQDHFLID, encoded by the coding sequence ATGAAACTCCTAATAGGACTTTGCCTGCTAATTTGCCTTGCCGCGAGTATGGCTGTCGGACAGTATCGTTTTGATACGTGGACGACGGACAACGGCTTGCCGCAGAACGGTGTACGGCAGGTTGCTCAGACGCCGGAAGGGTATCTGTGGTTTACGACGTTCGACGGGCTGGTTCGTTTTGACGGTGTTAAATTTACGACATTCAACAAGAGCAACACCAAAGGGATCATTAATAATCGATTCACGGGTATGTTTGTCGATGATGACGGCACGATCTACGCCACGACCATGGACGATGGTGTTCTGTCGGTCTTTCGCAATGGCGAATTCACGTCTTACGATTCGGACATGGTTCCGGGCCGCTATGTCGATTGGTTCGAAAAGGACAGCGACGGGAACGTAAAATTCCTTAGCGAAGACGACGACCGCAAAGGGCGATCCTGGTACCGGCTGGTCGATGGGAAGTTCGAATATCTCGGAAAGCTAGAGGCGGCAAATAGCGGCCGTGTGATACAGGGTAAATTGGGGACGGTCTGGACGGTGAATCAAAACGGCGTGACCGAGAGCCGAGACGGCCGCGAGAGTTTTGTTCCGCTTGATCTCAAGACCCTAACTGCTCACATCAACGCATTCGAGGACAGCACCGGAGCACTATGGCTCAGCGAACAGCGTGTATATCGCATCAAAGACGGAAAGTTGCGCGTGTTTAGCGACGGCGATGGCCTTACATCCGCGTCCTATTATCACTCATTTTGGGAAGAAAATGACGGAAGCGTTTGGTTCGCAAGCGGCGGCAATTCCGCGATCAGTATCGGGCTCGTTCAGGTCAGGGACGAAACGGTAACGATCTGGGGAGCCGAACATGGCCTGACGAGTACGATGATCAGTAATGCGTTCGTCGATCGAGAAGGAACGCCTTGGCTCGCGACCGACCGCGGGTTGGCACGTCGACGCAGGCAGATCATACAGGGATATTCAAAAGCAGACGGGATCGATCATCACGAGATCTATCCGATGCTCCGGGCAAAAGACGGAACCATCTGGATCGGTTCGGTAAACGGTCTGACGACCTACCGGGACGGAAAGTTCGAAGCGCAGACCTTGCGATCGGCGGCAGGGGCGGACAAGAACTCGCAATGGCCGAGTGGTCGTGCATTTGTCCAGTCACTCTGGGAAGCGCCAAACGGAAAATTGTGGGTCGGATTGAGCGGCGGCCTTTTTCTTGTCGAAAACGGCGTGGCGACCAAACTCCAGGGCGACGCGTATTTTATGGCGATCCAGAACGATCGAGAGGGAAATGTCTGGGTGGCAACGACACGCGGACTTTTCCGATACGTAGATGAAAAGCTTGTAGAAAAGTTCTCGACGGACAACGGCCTGCCTAACGAAAGCATGACGACCGTCTTTCAGGATTCGAAAGGGAATCTGTGGTTCGGTTGCTACGGCGGACTAAGCCGCTATGAGAACGGCAAGTTCATCAATTATTCGACAAAGGAAGGGCTTGCCGGCAACTACGTTCGAACCATTTACGAGGATAACGACGGCACGTTGTGGATCGGCACCTATGATCAGGGAATGAGCCGTTTCAAGGACGGCAGCTTCTTTAATTACGGTGAGCACAACGGGCTTTACAACAGCGGCGTATTTGCCATTCGCGAAGACGAGGCGAACAATTTTTGGATAAGTTCGAACCGCGGCATCTATCGTGTCAGCCGCCGCGAGCTGAACGACCTTGCCGATGGGCGGATCGGCAAGATCAACAGCATTGGCTACGGAAAAGAGGACGGTATGCTATCGACCGAATGCAACGGCGGCCGCCAGCCGGCAAGCCTCGTAGACGAGAAAGGCCGATTCTGGTTTCCGACGCAGGATGGCGTTGCGATCGTCGACCCGAAAGCCGAGACGAGCAATCCGCATCCGCCGACCGTCGTAATCGAAAATATCGTTGCTGACCACCAAAAGATCGATCTTAAAGATGGTGCATCGATCGAGCTCGGCCTTAAGGATCTCGAGATACAATACACCGGGATCAGCTTGATAAAGTCCAGTCAGATCAAGTTCCAGTACAAGCTGGAAGGACACGATGAGGAGTGGATCGATGCGGGGACACGCCGAACGGCTTATTATTCATATCTGCCGCCGGGCAGCTACACCTTTCGGGTCAAGGCTGCCAATAGCGATGGCGTCTGGAACGACGCCGGAGCCACCGTCAAAATCGAGCTCAAACCGTTCTTTTACCAAACGTGGTTCTTTGTGATGCTGTGCATTCTCGGGTTTTCGATCGTATTGCTCATCATCTGGAAAGTTAGCGTCCATCAATTGGAACAGCGAGAAAAGCGGCTGACGCGTCTCGTCGCCGAGCGAACGCGCGAACTTGCTGAGGCGAATGAGAATCTGCACGCTCTCGCAAATTCGGACGGGCTGACCAAGATCGGCAACCGCCGCCGGTTTGAAACTTTCCTGGCGGATGAGTGGCATCGAGCGGTTCGATTCAAGACCGAGATCTCGCTGATCATGATCGATATTGACCATTTCAAACGGTTCAATGACCTTTACGGCCACCAGGCAGGCGACGATTGCCTGCAAAAGGTAGCCGAGGCATTTGCCGAAACGATCAAGCGGCCGACCGACCTCGTTGCGAGGTTCGGCGGCGAAGAGTTTGCCTTGGTGTTGGGCGGCACCAGTTCTGCCGGAGCCAGGCTGATCGCCGAACAGGTCGCCGAGAATGTACGGCAGATGAAGATCGTTCACAACGGATCGGACACGAGTCCGTTCCTTACGGTCAGCATCGGCATCGCGACTGCATTTCCGGATCTGGACATGTCCGAGATCGACCTCGTCCGTAATGCCGACCGAGCACTTTATAAAGCCAAAGCAAATGGCAGAAACTGTATCTTTTTCCACGACCACATGACTCACGGCCCGTTGAATGCGGACGTGCTCTCGCAAGATCATTTCTTGATCGATTGA
- a CDS encoding SpoIID/LytB domain-containing protein, giving the protein MKIRRFIFILSAFILTVPQTFAETEPEYYRLPAEPLIRIGLSTNAGSVSITTTDSSLVSVSPDEQIKLLATNKVTVSARAYRAPEIENYRIEFQDLPTQNEAATLAREIRDATGETAFASIDTATNTWKVWVGSIKDSIIEADELKARLAEKGFDDAVTVTEKKAVVSQDAIALTQQLRSGGPSEVRSLTQKTGSSNPTATGYVDPNLREVIVNGPSEMAKYSSLKSVAFGSLNERANPVRLNGKAYRGKIEVFVNARGSLTVVNVVPLEDYLLGVVPAELGLPQLEAQKAQAVAARTYAVANIGTFGKQGFDMVPTVSSQVYKGVSIENRMGTMAVQQTRGMVATYNGKPIMAYYTSTCGGRTESSENIFDHAEPYLVGVECSLEGRRHFEPFLIKTSRMPAKLRDEGNLELVRLMSLFASNGFQLSTGQMTDEWFEDVPTESEMSNWLNNLAGKFGRPYPNVSRETAKPFELARVLAGFIYSPGYTDTMMSESDIAYQLAFDDAAEIPRERRADMAILLRDGYFSIHPDLTLKPNRPFTRAKMLRLIRQIYTKKKWMPEMMIGTTKPAADGKLVLRSGKGEKPFAIRPDVFLFREFGSEMYPVRETALVGGEEVKYQLDALGLVKYLEIKPSITPTTAENMSPFVFWNKSASAGEVQSRLSRYVRGIGTLYDVNVKKVGYSRRPIELEIIGSNGTKTLKGGRIRSALRLPEQLFVMNKRYSGSTVAGYTFTGRGWGHGVGMCQYGAFGLAKMGVQYDEIIKHYYSGVDLTKAY; this is encoded by the coding sequence ATGAAAATACGTCGTTTTATCTTCATACTTTCCGCATTTATCCTTACAGTTCCGCAAACATTCGCAGAGACCGAGCCCGAATATTACCGTCTTCCGGCTGAACCGCTGATCCGTATCGGCCTGTCGACCAACGCGGGGTCGGTGTCAATCACGACGACGGATTCGTCGCTCGTTTCGGTGAGCCCGGATGAACAGATCAAGCTGCTGGCGACGAATAAGGTGACGGTTTCGGCGAGAGCCTATCGGGCGCCGGAGATCGAGAATTACCGCATCGAATTTCAGGATCTGCCGACGCAGAACGAAGCGGCAACGCTTGCCAGAGAGATCCGCGATGCGACCGGCGAGACGGCGTTTGCGAGTATCGACACCGCGACAAATACATGGAAAGTGTGGGTCGGTTCGATCAAAGATTCGATCATCGAGGCCGACGAATTGAAGGCGAGATTAGCCGAAAAGGGCTTTGACGATGCGGTGACGGTAACTGAGAAGAAGGCCGTTGTTTCGCAGGATGCGATCGCTTTGACGCAGCAGTTAAGGTCGGGCGGGCCGTCCGAGGTGCGGAGCCTGACCCAAAAAACAGGATCATCGAACCCAACAGCTACTGGTTATGTCGACCCGAATCTTCGCGAAGTGATCGTCAATGGCCCGAGCGAAATGGCGAAATATTCATCGCTCAAATCGGTCGCTTTCGGCTCACTGAACGAACGAGCCAATCCCGTGCGGCTGAACGGCAAGGCATATCGCGGCAAGATCGAAGTTTTTGTGAACGCCCGCGGCTCGCTAACGGTCGTCAACGTCGTTCCGCTCGAGGATTATCTGCTCGGCGTTGTCCCGGCAGAACTTGGATTACCGCAGCTCGAAGCGCAAAAGGCACAGGCCGTCGCTGCACGAACATACGCAGTCGCAAATATCGGCACATTCGGCAAGCAGGGGTTTGATATGGTCCCGACAGTCTCATCGCAGGTCTACAAAGGCGTTTCGATCGAGAACCGAATGGGAACAATGGCCGTCCAGCAGACACGCGGAATGGTAGCGACGTATAACGGCAAACCGATCATGGCCTACTATACATCGACCTGCGGCGGACGAACGGAGAGCAGCGAGAATATCTTCGATCACGCCGAGCCTTATCTTGTCGGCGTCGAATGCTCGCTCGAGGGGCGGCGGCATTTTGAGCCGTTCCTGATCAAAACCTCACGCATGCCGGCAAAACTCCGCGACGAGGGCAATCTCGAACTCGTTCGCCTGATGTCGTTGTTTGCATCAAATGGTTTTCAGCTTTCGACCGGACAGATGACCGACGAATGGTTTGAGGACGTGCCGACCGAGAGTGAAATGTCCAATTGGCTCAACAACCTCGCCGGTAAATTCGGCAGGCCGTATCCAAATGTAAGTCGTGAAACGGCCAAGCCATTCGAACTGGCACGTGTCCTGGCGGGCTTTATTTACTCGCCGGGCTATACGGATACGATGATGAGCGAATCGGACATCGCATATCAGCTCGCATTTGACGATGCCGCCGAGATCCCCCGAGAACGCCGGGCCGACATGGCGATATTGCTCCGTGATGGTTATTTTTCGATCCATCCCGACCTAACGTTAAAGCCGAACCGGCCGTTTACCCGGGCGAAAATGCTGCGGCTTATACGCCAGATCTATACCAAGAAAAAGTGGATGCCCGAGATGATGATCGGTACGACCAAACCGGCCGCCGACGGCAAACTCGTTCTAAGGTCCGGAAAAGGTGAAAAGCCGTTTGCGATCCGCCCCGACGTTTTCCTGTTTCGCGAGTTCGGGTCTGAGATGTATCCTGTGCGTGAGACAGCGCTCGTCGGCGGCGAAGAGGTCAAATATCAGCTGGACGCCCTTGGGCTTGTAAAATACCTCGAGATCAAACCAAGCATTACTCCGACGACCGCCGAGAATATGTCTCCGTTCGTTTTTTGGAATAAATCTGCGTCGGCAGGCGAGGTTCAGTCGCGACTGTCGCGATATGTTCGGGGCATCGGCACACTCTACGATGTCAACGTGAAAAAGGTCGGCTATTCGCGCCGACCGATCGAGCTGGAGATCATCGGTTCGAACGGCACAAAAACGCTCAAAGGCGGAAGGATCCGCTCGGCTTTGCGTTTACCGGAACAGCTCTTCGTTATGAACAAGCGATATTCAGGCAGCACAGTCGCCGGCTATACATTCACCGGCCGCGGTTGGGGACACGGCGTCGGCATGTGCCAATACGGAGCCTTCGGCCTCGCCAAAATGGGCGTCCAATACGACGAGATCATCAAACACTATTATTCAGGTGTTGACCTGACGAAAGCGTATTAA
- a CDS encoding 1-acyl-sn-glycerol-3-phosphate acyltransferase: MAESASHENIKLTFPVKEHNKSRLSGKIRYWWSWLVAGSMILLIAMPAMIFLSLIDRRMWLFPLCKWGARTWLRTCGATVTVKGVENVDPNRSYVFASNHRSYLDTATLFFYAGPKMGLVAKKELLKVPIFGQGMSFVNIIAVDRSNPERAIRSMEKARQVMDDGYSFGVFVEGTRAMPGELLPFKKGAFHLAFQTGSPIIPVAIKNTDWMMGKRTGVAYAGEIEMVLLPPIETAGLDPDADLMDVLLQTREAIASELSNDYGRQDTRD; encoded by the coding sequence ATGGCAGAATCAGCCAGCCACGAAAACATAAAACTGACCTTTCCTGTCAAAGAGCATAACAAATCGCGCCTTAGCGGAAAAATTAGGTATTGGTGGAGCTGGCTGGTCGCCGGATCGATGATCTTGCTGATAGCGATGCCGGCAATGATCTTTTTGTCATTGATAGACCGCAGAATGTGGCTTTTCCCACTGTGCAAATGGGGTGCTCGCACTTGGCTGAGAACCTGCGGGGCAACGGTGACTGTTAAAGGCGTCGAAAATGTCGACCCGAACCGTTCATACGTTTTCGCGTCAAATCACCGATCCTATCTCGATACTGCGACGCTGTTCTTTTATGCCGGCCCGAAGATGGGTTTGGTTGCGAAGAAGGAACTGCTAAAGGTCCCGATCTTTGGCCAAGGAATGAGCTTTGTGAATATCATCGCAGTCGACCGTTCGAATCCGGAACGGGCTATTCGTTCGATGGAAAAGGCACGCCAGGTGATGGACGACGGCTATTCGTTCGGCGTGTTTGTCGAAGGTACGCGAGCTATGCCGGGCGAACTGCTGCCGTTCAAGAAAGGAGCCTTCCACCTCGCCTTTCAGACCGGTTCGCCGATCATTCCGGTCGCGATAAAGAATACCGATTGGATGATGGGCAAACGCACGGGCGTTGCGTACGCAGGCGAGATCGAAATGGTCCTGCTCCCTCCGATCGAGACCGCCGGCCTCGACCCTGACGCAGATCTTATGGATGTATTGCTGCAGACGCGAGAGGCGATCGCATCCGAACTGTCGAATGACTATGGGAGACAAGATACAAGAGACTAG
- the nth gene encoding endonuclease III yields MIDDKKGRVAEIAKRLKKLYPDVHVELDYGTPFELMIASILAAQNTDVNVNKITPELFRKYRGPADYLAVPVEELEKDIYASGFFRQKAKSIRAVSQKLIEDFGGKVPETMEELLTLPGIGRKTANVVLGDALGIAAGIVVDTHNIRLSGLLGISEQKTADKIERELIELVPKKDWIQFGQWITWHGRRVCNAKKPKCTECVLADICPSRKDE; encoded by the coding sequence ATGATCGACGACAAAAAAGGCCGCGTCGCTGAGATCGCGAAGCGGCTTAAGAAACTCTATCCTGACGTCCATGTCGAACTTGATTACGGTACGCCGTTCGAGCTGATGATCGCGTCTATCCTCGCCGCACAGAATACTGATGTGAATGTCAACAAGATCACGCCCGAGCTGTTTCGTAAATACCGCGGGCCGGCGGATTATCTGGCCGTTCCGGTCGAGGAACTCGAAAAGGATATTTACGCGTCGGGATTTTTCCGGCAAAAAGCGAAGAGCATTCGGGCCGTGAGCCAAAAGCTGATCGAGGATTTCGGCGGAAAAGTGCCCGAAACAATGGAAGAACTGCTCACTTTGCCCGGCATTGGACGCAAGACCGCAAACGTCGTCCTTGGCGACGCGCTCGGCATCGCGGCCGGCATCGTCGTCGATACGCACAACATTCGCCTGTCGGGACTGCTTGGCATTTCAGAGCAGAAAACCGCGGACAAGATCGAGCGTGAACTTATAGAACTCGTCCCCAAAAAAGACTGGATCCAATTCGGCCAATGGATCACCTGGCACGGCCGCCGCGTTTGCAACGCCAAAAAACCAAAATGCACTGAATGTGTCCTCGCCGACATCTGTCCGTCGCGGAAAGACGAATAG
- the mqnE gene encoding aminofutalosine synthase MqnE, translating to MQFSFDKNLIDIAFKVEDGERLTFDEGMALYSTTDLNALGKLADTVRRKKHGLTTYYNVNRHFNHTNICVADCKFCGFYRRARQDDAYTHSIEEGIEIAREAVNEGATELHIVGGLNSKLPFEYYTDLFSSLKREFPKLHLKALTMVELDFFARFYKMSDEDVINKLHAAGMDSCPGGGAEIFAEPTRSRICDHKCDADRWLELAGKVHAAGLKTNATMLYGHIETIEDRIDHLVRLREQQDKTGGFQCFIPLAFYPPGSALDTLPGPDAIDNLKTIAVSRLMLDNFDHIKAYWVMLGKATAQTALHFGANDLDGTITDGGELTHAYSVESGGEVKMTKQEIIDMIERAGFEAVERDTVYNRVEKVGA from the coding sequence ATGCAGTTCTCATTTGATAAAAATTTAATAGACATCGCGTTCAAGGTCGAGGACGGCGAACGGCTGACGTTTGACGAAGGAATGGCTCTCTACAGCACGACCGACCTCAACGCTCTCGGCAAACTTGCGGACACCGTGCGGCGGAAAAAGCACGGCCTGACGACGTATTACAACGTCAACCGCCATTTCAACCATACGAATATCTGCGTCGCCGATTGCAAATTTTGCGGGTTTTATCGCCGTGCACGGCAGGACGACGCCTATACTCATTCGATCGAAGAAGGTATCGAGATCGCCCGCGAGGCGGTCAACGAAGGTGCCACCGAGCTGCACATCGTCGGCGGCCTGAACAGCAAGCTCCCCTTCGAGTACTACACCGATCTTTTCTCATCGCTCAAACGCGAGTTCCCAAAGCTTCATCTCAAGGCCCTGACGATGGTCGAGCTCGATTTCTTTGCGCGGTTTTACAAAATGTCGGACGAAGACGTGATCAACAAACTCCACGCGGCCGGAATGGATTCGTGCCCCGGCGGAGGAGCAGAGATCTTCGCCGAACCGACGCGCAGCAGGATCTGCGATCACAAATGCGACGCCGACCGCTGGCTCGAACTCGCCGGCAAGGTCCACGCCGCCGGCCTCAAGACCAACGCCACGATGCTCTATGGCCACATCGAGACCATCGAAGACCGAATCGACCACCTTGTCCGCCTCCGCGAGCAGCAGGACAAAACCGGCGGATTCCAATGCTTTATCCCGCTCGCATTCTACCCGCCGGGATCGGCCCTCGACACGCTTCCCGGCCCCGACGCGATCGACAATCTCAAGACCATCGCCGTCTCACGCCTGATGCTCGACAACTTCGACCACATCAAGGCCTACTGGGTCATGCTCGGCAAAGCCACCGCCCAGACCGCCCTCCACTTCGGCGCCAACGACCTCGACGGCACCATCACCGACGGCGGCGAACTAACCCACGCCTACTCGGTCGAGTCCGGCGGCGAAGTAAAAATGACCAAGCAAGAGATCATCGACATGATCGAACGAGCGGGCTTCGAAGCCGTGGAAAGAGACACCGTTTACAATCGAGTAGAGAAGGTTGGAGCGTAG
- a CDS encoding tetratricopeptide repeat protein, with translation MRLFKVNAIRLVVLFSVVLFVAGLVTAQSKLQCVVEVERATAAAVKSKDYSQALAKAEECLRKNPKSVEALTIRAGVYASKGDFDLAIADANKAVASSPRSGDVFYRRGLIYDKKARNTYLKDEAAAKTIRKEASEAAFTDFDKALELDPKKGEALVAKTTLRRSFMGSGYASLRPEYDRAIEILSKNGNTRELAEAYYQRGNTYSLEQMNDRAIADFTSAIKLNPEHVGAYALRATVHASPFFNPRRDVEAAIADYTKVITLEPSAYTYTSRAGLFEEKGERAKAVADYRAALTLEPNNYTAKTKLAKLAPAAVATQPTTPRSEQPTAESFAAEGRRQLSQKDYDGAIKTLKECLRLKADAAPCYAFRGYAHGMKGDMKASNSDHQAGVKLNPTEAALYFVRGMMFVELGKKVEAIAEFRKVLKLDPNNKQAQAQLQGLGVKAN, from the coding sequence ATGAGGCTTTTTAAGGTGAATGCAATCAGGCTGGTTGTTCTGTTTTCGGTTGTTTTATTTGTTGCTGGTTTAGTAACCGCGCAGAGCAAGCTCCAATGTGTAGTCGAGGTTGAGCGGGCAACGGCGGCGGCCGTAAAGTCTAAAGACTATTCGCAGGCTCTTGCGAAAGCGGAGGAATGCCTTCGCAAGAATCCTAAGTCTGTGGAAGCACTCACCATTCGTGCCGGTGTCTATGCGAGCAAAGGCGATTTTGATCTGGCGATCGCCGATGCGAACAAGGCCGTCGCGAGTTCGCCCCGCAGCGGTGACGTTTTTTACCGGCGCGGATTGATCTACGACAAAAAGGCGAGAAACACATATCTCAAGGATGAAGCAGCCGCCAAGACCATACGGAAAGAAGCGAGCGAGGCTGCCTTTACAGACTTTGATAAGGCCCTTGAGCTCGATCCCAAAAAAGGCGAGGCTCTGGTGGCGAAAACGACCTTGCGGCGATCTTTCATGGGCAGCGGTTACGCGTCGCTCAGGCCTGAATATGACCGTGCTATCGAGATCCTGTCGAAAAACGGAAATACCCGAGAGTTGGCTGAGGCCTATTACCAACGTGGCAACACCTATTCGCTCGAACAAATGAACGATCGGGCCATCGCTGACTTCACTTCTGCAATAAAGCTCAACCCCGAACATGTCGGAGCATACGCGCTTAGGGCGACCGTTCATGCATCACCATTCTTCAATCCAAGGCGCGATGTCGAAGCGGCCATCGCGGACTACACAAAGGTAATTACGCTCGAACCAAGCGCCTATACTTACACAAGTCGAGCCGGGCTCTTTGAAGAGAAAGGCGAGCGGGCAAAAGCTGTCGCCGATTACCGAGCGGCGCTCACGCTTGAACCCAATAACTACACCGCAAAGACAAAGCTTGCCAAGCTTGCCCCGGCCGCGGTGGCCACTCAACCGACAACACCTCGGTCCGAGCAGCCGACTGCAGAATCGTTCGCCGCCGAGGGCAGACGACAGCTTTCTCAAAAGGACTACGATGGCGCGATCAAGACCCTGAAAGAGTGCCTGCGGTTGAAAGCCGATGCCGCACCCTGTTACGCATTTCGTGGTTACGCTCACGGGATGAAAGGCGACATGAAGGCGTCGAACTCCGATCACCAGGCCGGGGTCAAACTCAACCCGACCGAGGCCGCTCTCTATTTCGTTCGCGGAATGATGTTCGTCGAGCTAGGCAAGAAGGTCGAGGCGATCGCCGAATTTCGCAAGGTACTAAAGCTCGACCCAAACAACAAGCAGGCACAAGCTCAACTCCAAGGCCTGGGAGTCAAGGCCAATTGA
- a CDS encoding nuclear transport factor 2 family protein — MNDLTPQRAAEIDVLKQAYAALNRNDTDGFVKDFDPQIVRIEFEGSPMAGEFHGIEAVKEHVTAGRSTWAEGTCEPAQFTVLGDKIVVSAHVHVRLKDQTDWLEGRTGDVFTFRYGKVIEFRTFFDEQQALEWAGVGD, encoded by the coding sequence ATGAACGATCTTACACCGCAGCGTGCAGCCGAGATCGACGTTCTAAAACAAGCCTACGCCGCGCTCAACCGGAACGACACCGACGGGTTCGTCAAGGATTTTGACCCGCAGATCGTGCGTATCGAATTTGAGGGGTCACCGATGGCTGGAGAATTTCACGGTATCGAAGCGGTAAAGGAGCACGTCACCGCTGGCCGCTCGACTTGGGCCGAAGGCACCTGCGAACCCGCACAGTTCACCGTCTTGGGCGACAAGATCGTAGTCTCGGCCCACGTTCACGTAAGACTCAAAGACCAAACCGACTGGCTCGAAGGCCGCACCGGCGACGTATTCACATTCCGCTACGGAAAGGTCATCGAGTTTCGCACGTTCTTCGATGAACAACAGGCTCTGGAATGGGCCGGAGTCGGGGATTAG
- a CDS encoding winged helix-turn-helix transcriptional regulator — protein sequence MKRDIFQAIADPTRRAIIALIALQAMTPNAIAEHFDTSRQAVSKHLRILAECEVIKQSREGREIYYQLEISKMKEIDEWLEQYRKIWETRYEQLDTLLAELKQQEKQERKI from the coding sequence ATGAAACGAGATATTTTCCAGGCCATAGCTGATCCGACGAGGCGGGCGATCATTGCGTTGATCGCGTTGCAGGCGATGACGCCGAATGCTATTGCGGAGCATTTTGACACCTCGCGGCAGGCAGTTTCTAAACATCTACGCATTTTGGCGGAGTGCGAGGTTATCAAACAGTCGCGAGAGGGGCGGGAGATCTATTACCAACTGGAGATCAGCAAAATGAAAGAGATCGACGAGTGGTTAGAGCAATATAGAAAGATCTGGGAAACGCGGTACGAGCAGCTCGATACGTTGCTTGCCGAGCTGAAACAACAAGAGAAACAGGAGCGAAAGATATGA
- a CDS encoding SRPBCC family protein — MKPAEASLPSETEVLVKRSFDAPAILVWRAYMEPDLLRRWCTGPPNWSMPVCEMDMRVGGEYQWRWRNDEDGMEFGFTGEVLEVVPHAKIVHTQAFDPGNMGISMGGEPSIITVTFDEIDGITNVATTIKYASQADRDAALATGMTDGMETSYTRLDEVLAEEI, encoded by the coding sequence ATGAAACCAGCCGAAGCAAGCCTGCCGTCAGAAACCGAGGTGCTCGTCAAACGGAGCTTCGACGCTCCCGCCATATTAGTGTGGCGGGCGTACATGGAACCGGATCTATTGCGTCGTTGGTGTACAGGTCCGCCTAATTGGTCGATGCCTGTCTGCGAGATGGATATGCGTGTCGGCGGCGAGTATCAATGGCGTTGGCGCAATGACGAAGACGGCATGGAGTTCGGATTCACCGGCGAGGTTTTGGAGGTAGTTCCGCACGCCAAGATCGTGCATACGCAAGCTTTCGATCCGGGCAACATGGGCATCTCGATGGGCGGCGAACCGTCGATCATCACCGTCACTTTCGACGAGATCGACGGAATCACGAACGTCGCGACCACGATCAAGTATGCGTCACAGGCCGACCGCGATGCAGCCCTCGCAACCGGTATGACAGACGGCATGGAGACAAGCTACACGCGGCTCGACGAAGTGCTGGCGGAGGAGATCTAA